One stretch of Lucilia cuprina isolate Lc7/37 chromosome 6, ASM2204524v1, whole genome shotgun sequence DNA includes these proteins:
- the LOC111679351 gene encoding beta-glucuronidase: protein MRFSMQLSCHKFEVYALSLIAMGVIGFCIHYAIALVILNKEITPTVGMLYPRESETREVRSLDGIWNFVKSDVTNPTQGIRDKWYTDDLSRVQETIPMPVPASYNDITTESALRDHVGTVWYDRKFFVPKSWSNQQRVWLRFGSVHYEAFVYLNGEMVVRHEMGHLPFEAEITNKLKYGEENRITVMCDNALIQTTVPQGKITEISRDDGVAIIQQYSFDFFNYAGIHRSVHLYTTPLTFIEEIEVTTDLTKDNTVGFVYYKVNTNGVSANEAASELYVRVQLRNKEGVIVANETSNSDLKGVLELQKVMPWWPYLMHPDPGYLYQMEVFLHGTDNVLLDVYRLRVGVRTLSWNNTTFMINNRPVYFRGFGRHEDSDIRGKGLDLALMTRDFNLLKWIGANAYRTSHYPYSEESMQFADENGIMIIDECPSVDTENFKQELLDKHKSAMEQLIHRDRNHPSVVMWSIANEPRTNQLNAGSYFQYVANYTRELDPTRPVTAAIAVPSQDDKAAKYLDIISFNRYNGWYSNPGRLDMITKRVIDEATTWNKRHNKPVIMSEYGSDTVEGLHILPSYVWSEDYQSQLFAQHFKAFDTLRKKTWFIGEFVWNFADFKTAQTVTRVGGNKKGVFTRNRQPKAVAHLLRKRYFALGREMDQCNFPEDLFTYITDVSSSRIGKHDEADL from the exons ATGCGTTTTTCAATGCAATTGTCGTGTCATAAATTTGAAGTTTACG CTCTCTCTTTAATTGCCATGGGCGTTATTGGATTTTGTATACACTATGCCATAGCACTGGTAATATTGAATAAAGAAATCACACCAACTGTCGGTATGTTGTATCCACGCGAATCGGAAACCCGAGAAGTACGCTCTTTAGATGGTATTTGGAATTTTGTCAAATCCGATGTAACAAATCCCACGCAGGGTATCAGAGATAAATGGTATACAGACGATTTGAGTCGTGTACAAGAAACGATACCCATGCCGGTGCCTGCTAGTTACAATGATATCACAACTGAAAGTGCGTTGCGAGATCATGTGGGAACCGTATGGTATGATCGAAAATTCTTTGTGCCAAAATCATGGTCCAATCAGCAAAGAGTTTGGCTGAGATTTGGCAGTGTTCATTACGAAGCATTTGTA TATCTCAATGGTGAAATGGTGGTGAGACATGAAATGGGTCATTTGCCTTTTGAGGccgaaataacaaataaattaaaatatggcGAAGAGAATCGCATAACAGTTATGTGTGATAATGCCTTAATACAAACCACTGTACCTCAGGGTAAAATTACGGAAATATCAAGAGATGATGGTGTTGCCATAATACAACAATATTCATTTGACTTTTTCAATTATGCCGGTATACACCGTTCTGTGCATTTATATACCACACCCTTAACATTTATCGAAGAGATTGAAGTTACCACCGATCTAACAAAAGATAATACAG TTGGTTTTGTCTACTATAAGGTGAATACAAATGGTGTGTCAGCCAATGAAGCTGCCAGTGAATTATATGTTCGTGTACAATTACGCAATAAGGAGGGAGTTATTGTGGCGAATGAAACTTCTAATTCCGACCTAAAAGGTGTCTTAGAACTACAAAAAGTTATGCCCTGGTGGCCATATTTAATGCATCCCGATCCAGGTTATTTATATCAAATGGAAGTATTTTTACATGGCACCGACAATGTTCTGCTCGATGTTTATCGTTTACGTGTGGGTgttagaactttaagttggaataATACCACCTTTATGATTAATAATCGCCCGGTTTATTTCCGTGGTTTTGGTAGACATGAAGATTCGGAT ATTCGTGGCAAAGGTTTGGATTTAGCCTTAATGACTCGTGATTTCAATTTGCTGAAATGGATTGGCGCCAATGCATATCGTACATCTCATTATCCCTACTCGGAGGAGTCTATGCAATTTGCTGATGAAAATGGTATCATGATTATTGACGAATGTCCCAGTGTTGATACAGA aaatttcaAACAAGAGTTATTAGATAAGCACAAATCAGCCATGGAACAATTAATACATAGAGATCGTAATCATCCTAGTGTAGTGATGTGGTCCATAGCCAATGAACCCCGTACAAATCAATTAAATGCCGGTTCATATTTCCA ataCGTGGCAAACTATACTCGTGAATTAGATCCTACTAGACCGGTAACAGCAGCCATAGCTGTACCGTCACAAGATGATAAAGCT GCCAAATATTTAGATATAATTAGTTTTAATCGTTACAATGGTTGGTATAGTAATCCAGGACGTTTGGATATGATTACGAAACGTGTTATCGATGAGGCTACAACATGGAATAAACGTCACAATAAACCGGTTATTATGTCAGAATATGGTTCGGATACTGTTGAGGGTTTGCACATA ttACCATCCTATGTTTGGTCCGAAGATTACCAATCTCAATTATTCGCTCAACACTTTAAAGCTTTCGATACTTTACGAAAGAAAACTTGGTTTATTGGTGAATTTGTTTggaattttgctgattttaaaacaGCTCAAA CTGTTACCCGTGTGGGCGGTAATAAAAAAGGTGTCTTTACCCGCAACCGCCAGCCAAAAGCTGTCGCACATCTCTTGCGTAAACGCTACTTTGCCTTGGGTCGTGAAATGGATCAGTGCAATTTCCCAGAAGATCTATTCACCTACATAACAGATGTCAGTTCTTCACGTATAGGTAAACATGATGAAGccgatttataa